One segment of Colias croceus chromosome 15, ilColCroc2.1 DNA contains the following:
- the LOC123698130 gene encoding NADH dehydrogenase [ubiquinone] 1 beta subcomplex subunit 5, mitochondrial, whose protein sequence is MVSWSALGRSFGINLIKNNAKAPVIVQNVNFSIGKSLSGGHGPKTMAMQPSRWQWHKFKDMLHYYFMIGLIPVGAIIFYTNVFIGPAQLTPIPSDYNPKHWEYHRHPITRFIARYIHNSPQQEYEKFMHYIDEEAQKMKLRKLEKDVIKKMAERQDYQAYYYRPMVNKYLRINKQTGDELAERLGQNYKD, encoded by the exons atGGTGTCCTGGAGCGCGTTGGGCCGATCTTTcggtattaatttaataaaaaataatgcaaaagCACCAGTTATAgttcaaaatgtaaactttTCTATTGGTAAAAGCCTAAGTGGTGGCCATGGCCCCAAAACCATGGCGATGCAGCCATCGAG gtGGCAATGGCACAAGTTCAAGGACATGTTGCATTATTACTTTATGATTGGACTCATACCTGTCGGTGCAATAATCTTTTACACCAATGTCTTCATCGGTCCAGCACAGTTGACACCAATACCAAGTGACTATAATCCGAAGCACTGGGAATACCACCGCCACCCAATTACGAGATTCATCGCTCGGTACATCCACAATAGCCCCCAACAG GAGTATGAAAAGTTCATGCACTACATCGACGAAGAGGCTCAGAAAATGAAGCTGCGTAAACTAGAAAAAGATGTTATTAAGAAAATGGCGGAGAGGCAAGATTACCAAGCTTATTACTACAGGCCAATGGTCAACAAATACTTGcgaattaataaacaaactgGTGACGAACTGGCCGAACGTCTTGGACAGAACTACAAGGATTAG